The Clostridium cylindrosporum DSM 605 genome includes the window CTACTAAACCATCATCTATAAGAACAGTATCACCTACAGAAATATCTTTATGAAGATCCTTATAGCTTACACTACATATTTTATTCGTACCTTCTACATCTCTTGTAGTTAAAGTGAACTTATCACCCTTTGTAATCTGTACCTTATCTTCTTTAAATTTTCCGGTTCTTATTTCAGGTCCCTTAGTATCAAGAAGTATTGCAACTTGTTTTCCTAGTTCCCCTCTTACCTTCTTTATAGTATCTATTTTTTTCTGATGATTTTCATGACTTCCGTGTGAAAAATTAAGTCTTGCAGTATTCATTCCATTACTTATAAGACTTGCTAACATACCTTGGTCTTCACTTGTAGGACCTATAGTACATATTATCTTGGTTTTTCTCATATAATCACTCCTTAGATAGAAAGATTATTTGCTAGATGATATAAATCTTTATCTACCGTTTTTTTGATACTTAGAGCTTCATTCATATCTATGTCTATTATTTTGCTGTCCTTAATACCTATTACTCTTTGACTTTTGCCTTCTACTAACACTTCTACTGCGGTAGCACCAAACTTAGTAGCAATAAGCCTATCAAATGCGCTAGGCATTCCTCCTCTTTGAATATGTCCTGGAACAGTTGCCCTTGCCTGAACTCCTGTACACTTTTCTATTCTTTCTGCTATGTCTTGAGCTTTTCCTGCTCCCTCAGCTACAACAACTATGTAATGAAGTTTTCCAAGTACCTTTGTTTCTATTATGCTTCTACATAGGGAATCAAATTCAAAATTCATCTCTGGAATAATTACACATTCTGCTCCTCCTGCAATTCCTGCATGAAGAGCTATATCTCCACATCTTCTTCCCATAACTTCGATTATACTAACTCTTTCATGTGATGCAGATGTGTCACGTAGCTTATTAATAACCTCTACTACTGTATTAATTGCAGTATCAAATCCTATAGTAAAGTCGGTATAAGCTATATCATTATCTATTGTACAAGGAATACCAATTGTTTTAATTCCATGCTCATTAGATAGTAATTGCGCCCCACTAAAAGAACCATCACCACCAAGTACTATAAGACCCTCTATTCCGAATATTCTAAGCATATTTGCTGCTTTTTCTCTTCCCTCAGGAGTTCTAAACTCTTCACTTCTTGCTGTTTTAAGAACTGTTCCTCCACGTTGAATTATATCTGAAACTGAGTCACGGCCCATCTCAAAAATTTCTCCATTAATTAGACCATTATACCCTCTTTGTATTCCCATAACCTTAATTCCCTTAGCTAATGCAACACGAGTTATAGCTCTAATCGCTGCATTCATTCCAGGAGCATCTCCGCCACTTGTTAAAATTCCTATGGTATTCATAACTATTTCCTCCTTATAATTAAGAAAATTACTACATATATTACCTATACTTTATAAGTTCTATATACCGAATCCTATATATTACATAGAACTTATAATCTCATATGCATCTTCAATATCATCTTCTTCAACAATAATCTCTATCAGTCCATCACTGTTATTACTCTTTAGAACTTGTCGCCTTCTTGCAATTATACCATTATCCTCTAAATTCTCTATTATCTTTTCCGCTTGACTGATATAATGTGCAACGTATATTACTCCCCACATTTATTTACCCTCTTTCCATTCCAATTATATCCATTAATTCTATATTCTAATTCTAAAAAACTTCATGCTAAAAAGCAATAAAAGTTAATATTTATTAACTTTATCAATTAAAGAATAAACAGATTCTTAAATAACAAGGAGTTTTCACTCCCATTTTATTGATAAATATCTTATAATCAGTTGTGGAGGGGATTAATTTTGAAAAGATTATTATTATGCTTAATATATTATTTGTCATTTATCCTATTATTAGTATCCTGTAGCAATAAAATTGATACTAATAATACTGCTACCACTGATATTAAACAGGATTTGCATCCTATTATAAATGAAAAAGGTAGTACAACACAAGAAAGATTTAACACTCCTGTAGGATATAGGAGAACTAAGGTAGAAGATGGATCCTTTCAGGAATACCTTAGAAATTTCCCACTTAAACCAAATAAAACGGAAGTTAAATATTTTGATGGAAGAGTGAAGAAAAATTATAATGTTTATGAAGCAGTTATGAACATAGATGTTGGAGATAAAGACCTTCAACAATGTGCAGATGCTGTAATGAGACTTCGTGCAGAATATCTTTATAATAAGAAAATGTATGAAGATATTCACTTTAATTTTGTTAGTGGATTCAATGCTAAGTACTCTAAGTGGATGGAGGGTTATAGAATATCTATGATTGGTGATAATGCCTCATGGATAAAAAAGACTAATCCATCTACGGACTATAAGAGCTTTAGAAAATACCTAGATATAGTTTTTTCATATGCCGGTACAGCTTCACTACATAAGGAGCTAAAAACTGTAAAACTTAATGATATGAAGATAGGTGATATCCTTATCCAAACTGGTAACCCCTATGGCCATGCTGTAATAGTAGTAGATATGGCAGAAAACAATAAAGGAGAAAAGGTTTTTATGTTAGCACAAAGTTATATGCCTGCCCAGGACATTCAAATCCTTTGTAATAGAAATAATAAAAAATTAAGTCCTTGGTATAAACTTGACTCAAATGAATTTATATCTACTCCTCAATGGAAATTTACTAGAAATGATTTAAAAAGGTTTTAAAAAATCGCTTTATATGAATAATTCATATAAAGCGATTTTTCGTAAATTGATGTTTTCTTATTATGTCTAATTGGTTACTTATTATTAATATCTTTTTCTTTTACACTAAAGCTAGCAAAATTTTTGTTTTCATTCTCATTATATTCTTTTTGAATCTTATCTCTTAGATCATTTACTTCTTTTTCTTCTATTTTTCTGTCACCTATAATTTCTAGTCTTATTAAGTATTCTTTTCTAATTTTAAAACTTTCAAAGATACATAACCCCATACTTATCAAAACTATAATTACAAAAATGTCCCCTACTATACCATCTGTAATCTTAGTTGGTAATGAGCCTATGATAAACATGGATACCCAGAATGTTATCAAATGAATTATTCCATGTTTTTTCCACTTATTAACCCTAGCTTTTCTTCCTGCTATATATAACCCTAATCCATAAAATAAAAATGTAAAACAAAATAATATCCAATATGAATTTTTCAGTTCCCACATTGGGCCTTTTTTAGTTATCCCCATTACATATCCACCTTTCACTTATATATATCTTCCTATTAAGAATCTTCTACTACCGCAGTAATCCATTTCTATATTTTAATAAGGCTAGTGATAATATATTCATATCACTAGCCTTAAAGATTAATTTATTTATATATTTACTTTGAATCTATCCTTTTCATAAGGGACAGCTTTAACATTATCTTCACCTAGTTCTATATTAAGTTCATTTAGAAGTTCACCTGTTATGTTTACTTTCAAATCATCCTTAGCCTTAAGTGGTGTTTTCTTTCCTGTTTCTTTATTCTCCACAACAATTGTAACTGAACTTAGTCCTTTATACTTTCTAAGTATTGGTTTTATATTGTCTTTTGTTGTTTTCCAGCTAGTCTCATCTACCCTTACAAATAGCTTTCCGTGAATAGCCTCAGGTGATATAGGTGACACATCATCTATTAGTATCTTTGCTGCTTCTTCCTCTCTAACTGCAAGCTTTCCACTAACCAGAACTATATTATCTTCAAATACATATCTAGATATTTTTTGGTAAACCTTAGGGAATACAACCCCTTCAATTGTACCATACTTGTCCTCTAGTTGGATAAATGCCATAATATCATTTTTTCTAGTTGTCTTAATGTTCACACCTGATATGATTGCTCCAAGAGATATACTAGTTCCATCTTTTAGCTTAGTTTCAAATTCTTCATCATCACCTGTTACATGAATAATGTCTGAAACCTTAGCACTTGCATAGTAGTCTACTACTTCTTGACATTCATCAATTGGATGTCCACTAATATATAGTCCTGTCATTTCCTTCTCCATAGATAAAATGTCTCTTTTGCTAAATTCTCTAGCTTCCCTAAATTCATCTCTGTATAGATCCTCTTCACTTTGACCTGACTGCACAGCAAAAAGTGATATTTGTCCTTCTATATTATTCTTTCTATCATTTACAGAGCCTTCAATAACTCTTTCATAAACCTCAAGTAATGTAGAGCGTGATGATTTAAATGAATCAAAGGCACCTGCCTTAATCATACTTTCTACTGCCCTTTTGTTAATATGAGTAAAGTCAGCTTTTCTACAAAAATGAGTAAATGATATAAAGTTACCTATCTTCTCTCTGGTTTCTATGATAGATTCTATTGCATTTTTGCCTACATTTTTCACCGCTGCAAGTCCAAATCTTATCTTGTCTCCTGAAACTGAGAAATTAACATAACTTTCATTAACATCAGGTGGAAGAACTTCTATACCCATTTTCCTACAAGCATCAATATAAAAGGCAACTTTTTCGTTGCTTCCCATAACACTTGTTAGTAGGGCACTAAAATATTCCACAGGATAGTACCTTCTAAGGTATGCTGTTTGATAACCAACTACCGCATAGGCAGCTGCATGGGATTTATTGACATTTAGTTTATGTAGGGTTCTTTATCCCTACTCTTTATATTTCTATAAAGTATCGGACTATATCATTACCCATAGATATGGGTACAGGGCACTCGTGGAAAAATTTATTGATAGGCTTCTCATTTTTCTAGTCTCTGAACCTTCTTCCATACTTTTATGCCATTTTGGAAGCTTGGCTGCGGATTAACCAATTCTTAGAATTTTTACTACCATCAGAATTACCCTTTGCCCTTATTTTATTACTAAAATAAGTTAGTATCTAAGACTCTAAGGTCTTCCCCGCAATTCACCCTGTTTACTTTATGAATTACTTCATAAAGGCACTCTTTATTTCTAGCCATAGTTTAAACGAATGCATAACTTGCAAAATCCATCATTAAATCAAACAGCTTATTAGCAACATCTTCAGATACACCACGTCTTATAGCACCTTCTATTATGATGTTGCCACTTTCATCTTCTAATCCATAAATAAAGTTTTTTCTTTCCTCTTCCATTACATCATGCTTTTTCTTAGACATTGCACGACGTACAAGGTCAGATCTCCCTAGTGAATACCCACCTATATCTCTAACTATTTGCATTACCTGTTCTTGGTAAACCATTACTATTTTTTTAAAATTATACATAATTGCATCTATTCCAACATCTTACACTTATGTTATTTTTAAAGTGTTCAATTAGGTTCGTTACTCCTAACCAGTTCTCAGACTACTTAATCATGAACTTCTTATGCTTTCACATAAGTACAGACTATATCACCATCCATACTGGATGCTCCCCATTTCCCTAGACTTCTAGGTACTCTCTTTCGAGATAGTCGTTGAAGGTTCTCCTATTCGGAGCTTCCCTGCTGATTATCCATTGTTTTAGCACTTAGGATTTAACCCTATGCAATCCTAACTATTTTTTCTACTTTCGTAACCATCACACTCAACTTTATTTCATGATCATGTTGTGGTTAGTTAGGCTTTAGGAACTTCCAGCAATTAAAGGAGTTTTGGATGAATTTAATTCATCCTTCTGTACTCTTTATGAATACAGGGAGCTTTTGTATTAACAAAAATACACTTAATTAAATTGTGACTTAATATATTTTTGACAACTATTTAGTTGCTCCATAGGTAACTTCTAATATAGGCTTTAGTTTTTCATCTAGATATTCAACTTTATCTGGATTATTCTTATTCTTAATATAGGTTGGAATTTCATCCATAGGGCCTGGTCTATAAAGTGATATTCCCGCGATTACGTCTTCTAGTGAGTCTGGCTTTAGTTCTTTCATGAAGCTTGTCATACCTCTAGATTCTAGCTGGAATATCCCTTCAGTTTGCCCTTGACTTATCATCTCATATACGCTTTTATCTTCATAGTCTATATTATCAAGATCAATGTCTATTCCCTTACTTTTCTTAATAAGATCTACTGCATCCCTTAGAACTGTTAATGTTCTAAGACCAAGGAAGTCCATCTTAAGAAGACCTAACTCCTCTAGAGTTCCCATTGGAAACTGAGTTACTATTGTGTTATCATTTTTAGCAACTGGAACATGATCTGTTAAATCTTCTTTAGATATAACTACACCTGCAGCGTGGGTAGATGAATGTCTAGGAAGTCCCTCTAGAGATTTTGATATATCTATTAAGGTTCTTACTCTTTCATTTATTTCATATTCCTCTTTAAGCTCTTTATTAGCACTTAGCGCCTTATCTATTGTCATATATAGCTCAGTTGGAATCATCTTTGCTATTTTATCCACCTCTGCGTATGAATAATTTAGTGCACGTCCAACATCTCTTATAGCAGCCTTTGCTGCCATAGTTCCAAAGGTAACAATTTGCGCTACTCTTTCAGATCCATATTTCTCAACTACATAATCGATTACTTCTTGACGTCTTTCATAACAAAAGTCAGAATCAATATCTGGCATGGAAATTCTTTCTGGATTTAAGAACATTTGTTATTATCCATAGGCTCTTTATCCTATGTTCTGGAGGTTTCCCTCATTTTCATCAGTTAGTTAATTCTAACTCAGATTGGACTATATCATCTCAACAAACAATTAGTCTATTGAGCTGGGCACTCGTGGAGGAAGTTATTGTTTGGCTACTCATCCCTCTAGTCTCTGAACCTTTCTAGTAACTTTATGCCATTCCCAGACTTGGCTGCTGATTAGCATACTTATTTTAAGCTTAGCTTTCCAGCAATTCACCCAGTTTAACGAGCGCATCTTAATTCACGCTCAAATATTAGATTATATTTGATAGGGTCTATTTTCGTTATACCAAGTGTATAAGCAACAATAGATCCCGCACCTGACCCTCTTCCAGGGCCTGTTACTATGCCTTTTTCGTTTGCAAATCTTATGAAATCCCATACAATTAAGAAATAATCAACATACCCCATTTGTTCAATTACTGATAATTCATAGTTAAGTCTTTCTTCTTCTACCTCAGTAACATCTTCATATAGTCTATGAAGTCCTTCTCTACATAAATGTCTCAGATATTCATCTGAAGTGAAGCCTTCAGGTGTATCGAACTTAGGTAAATGTGTTACATTAAAGTCAAATTCAACATTGCACATATCTGCGATCTTCTGTGTGTTTTCGATTGCTTCACTTGCTTCTGGAAATAAACTTCTCATTTCCTCCTCTGACTTTAGGTAGAATTCATTACTTTCAAATTCTAACCTATCAGGGTCATCTATAGTCTTTCCTGTCTGGATACACACAAGTATTTCATGTGCCTTTGAATCATCCTTTTCTATATAGTGAACATCATTAGTTGCAACTAATGGGATTCCTGTTTCCTGAGATAGCTTTATAAGTATTTTATTTACCTTTTTCTGCTCCTCCATACCATGGTCTTGAAGTTCTAGATAAAAGTTCCCTTTGCCGAAGATTTCTTCATATAGCAGAGCCTTTTTCTTAGCCTCTTCATAATTATCTTTCAGAAGATGCTGCTGAACCTCTCCTCCAAGGCAAGCACTTAGGGCTATAATATCCTTAGAGTATTTTCTTAGATTCTCATAATCTATTCTTGGCTTATAGTAGAAACCATCAACATATGCCATTGAATCTATTTTCATTAGATTCTTATATCCTTCGTTATTTTTAGCAAGAAGTATTAGATGATAGTTCGCGGCATCCTGCTTACCCTCTTTTAAGGTTAACTCCCTTGGTGCCACATATATCTCACATCCAAGTACAGGCTTAATTCCTTCTTTTTTACACGCTTTATAAAAATCTATAATCCCAAACATAACTCCATGGTCAGTTAATGCTAGTGAATTCATCCCAAGTTCCTTCGCCTTTTTTGGAAGAACTTTAACCCTTGATGATCCATCTAGTAGACTGTATTCACTATGAACATGAAGATGTACAAAACTCATAGCATCACCTACTTTCCTAGCATCTTAGTTACTAAGTATGCTTTTCCTATAAGTTCATTATCCTTTGTTAGAGAAATTTCAACCTTGGCACTATTTCTTCCAAGGTCTATTATTTCTGCCTGTGCCTCAATGTAAACATCCATTTCTAGTGGTTTTATGAAAATAACGTTAAATGCTTCAACCACTATATTATAGATTTTGTGTGCCTTAAGTGCTGATATTCCCGTAATAGAGATTATAAAATTAAGTATGCTCCAGCTTGCAACCCCAAGTTTATTAAGCATCTCTGGTAGTATCTTTCCTCTATATATTATCCCCTTATCTATCTTCTCTTTTTCAAAGCTTCTAGTTAATAAGTCCTCTATGGTTTGGTTGGTGGTAGCCCTAGTTCCTATACTTCTTAGGGCCTTTTCTATGTCCTTCTTTAAAAGTATACCTACCATTCTCCTTCCCTCTAAAACAGGAAGTCTATCTAAGTCATCCTTTAGTATCAGATGTCCAGCATAGGAAACTGAAGTTTTCGTATTAACACATATTAGATTCTTATCTATGTATGAAGTTACTAAATCCTCATCACTTTTAAATTTATCCTGTTCATAGACAACAGAACCTACAAGCTTTCCTTTTTCATCAATTATATAAAAATACCTTTCACCTGTAATTGAACTTGCTTTTTTAAGCTCTCCAACTCTCGATGTGTTATCAAGAAATAAAAAGTTAGTCTTCATTATATCCTCAGCAAGTATAATGTCACTTTTTATTTGTCTTTGACTTATAGCATTATTTATTAGTGTTGCTGTTGTAAATGTATCATACTGACATGATATAATTGGAAGCTGCTTTCGATCTGCAAGTCTTTTTACATAATCAGAACAACCAAATCCCCCAGTAATTAGAACAGCACACTGATTTTCAAGTGCAAGCTTATGACTTTCATCCCTATTTCCCGCTATTAAAAGGTCATTGGGGCCTAGGTATCTGCCCATTGCGTCAATTGTCATGGCACCTATTACAAAGTTATTAATAGACTTATATAATCCTGCCTTACCACCTAAAACATTTCCCATAACAATATTTACTACCTCATTACATGTTAGGTTTTCTAAACTTCTTTTATCTATTCTCTCTACCCTAACCGTTCCAACTCTTGGTATAGTAGTTACTATTCCAAGCTTCTCTGCATCCTTTATAGCTTTATAAGCTGTTCCTTCACTAACCCCAATTTCTTCAGCTACACTTCTAACTGATATTCTATTTCCTTCTTTTAGTCCCCTAATATAATCTATTACTTCTTGATGCTTAGACATCGACTCCCCCCTTTACGCTAGCATTACATTTAATTATAACAAAAAAAGCAGGTTCAATGCACCTGCTTAATCCCTTAGTTCCTCTGCAATTTTTTCTATTTTACGTAGTCTATGGTTTACACCTGACTTTCCTATAGGTGGCTTTAGCATCTCTCCCATTTCCTTAAGTGAAATATCTGGGTAGTTTATCCTAAGTTCTGCCACCTCTCGTAGACTTGGTGATAATTTTCTAAGTCCACACTTTTCTTTAATGAACTTAATTGATTCAATTTGCCTAACCGCTGCATCAACAGTTTTATTAAGGTTTGCTGTTTCACAGTTAACTAATCTATTAACGTTATTTCTAACTTCTTTATATATCCTAACATTTTCAAGCTCTAGTAAAGCTGTATGCGCTCCTATAACACTTAAAATGTCTATTATCTGATTTCCTTCCTTAAGGTATACAACAAAACTATTCTTTCTTTGTATTACCTTAGCATTTGGGCTAAATGAATTAATAAGCTTCATTAAGTCCTCAGCCTGCTCAAGTGAGCTTGATACAAACTCCATATGATAGGTTTTTTCAGGATTACTAATTGACCCCCCTCCAAGGAATGCTCCCCTTAAATATGCCATTTTGCAGCATTGACCCTTTAGTATGCTTGGACTGATTTTACTAATAAACCCTAGGGCACCTTCCTTACTTTCCTTAATAATCCCTGTTTTAATTAATATATCCTTTGCTCCGATTTCAGGAGTAATTGAAAGTATATAAACATTATTCTTTTTAAGGGAGTTGTTTTTCTTTACCATTATTTCTGTATGCTTACCAAATATATTTTTGATAAGGGTAAATCCACGTCTAGCTATTGCAGGGTTTTCTGTTGATATTTTAAACCCAATACCAGCTTTACTCCCTATGTGTATGGTCCCGCTCATTTTCATTATTCCTGAAAGTTCCGCTATTTGACAACACTCTTCCTGAAGTGGTAGCCTACAAAGCTCATTTTTTGCTACTTGTGAAAATGACACTAATTCTCCTCCCTTCTCTTTTCCTTTATTCTCTCTGCTAAATAATAATAATCTAAAAGCCTTTTTCTACTTTTAGGAAGCGTATGCTTTAAAATAAGTTCCATAATAACCTTAGATAACTTTTCTGTACTATGTCTAACGAATCCCTTAGTAAGATCTACAAGGTTATCATTAACAACCATAATATGTCTTGGTATATTTTCTCTATCTATTTCTACTTTTTCTTGACCATCATCTTTATATTTTGCAAAATGACTTTCTGGTACAAAACCATCATTTGCAACAACAATATTTATAATCCCTTTTCCACATGCTTTTTCAATCGCATCTATATGATGAGATAATTTAAAGCCTGTGGTTTCACCTGGCTGTGTCATAATATTAGATACATATACTTTCATCGCAGTAGACTCTTTAACTTCATTTGATATTTCATCTATAATAAGATTTGGAAGTATACTGGTGTATAAGCTTCCAGGCCCAATAATAATACAATCCGCATCTCTTATTGCAAAAAGTGCGTCTTCAAGGGCCTTTGGCTGACTTGGCTCTAAAAATATATTATCTATTTTCAAGTTCTTTTCTATACATTCTTCAGGAATTCTTGATTCTCCTTTAACTATACTACCATCTGATAGTTTTGCATGAAGCATTACATCCTCAAGTGTAACTGGATATACTCTCCCCTTAACTGCTAATACATCACTCATTTTCTTAATAGCATCTTCAAAATTAACAGATATACCGTTCATTGCAGCTATAAAAAGGTTACCAAAGTTTTGACCCTTAAGGTCTCCTTCACTAAACCTATACTGCATAAGTTCCTCCATAAGAGGTTCTGTATGAGCAAGTGCAACTAAACAGTTTCTAATATCCCCAGGTGGTAGCATTCCAAGGGATTGCCTTAGCATTCCACTACCTCCACCGTCATCTGCAACAGTTACTATTGCGGTTATATTAGATGTATATTCCTTAAGTCCTCTGAGCATAGTAGAAAGTCCTGTTCCCCCACCTATAGCAACTACTCTAGGCCCTCTTAGAAGAGCTCTTTGTTCATAGAAAATATCCTTTATACTTTGCTTCCTTTTTCCATATGCTGCATCAGCTACAAGAGTTAACATACTTGTAATACCATATCTTACAGATACATACATCATAACTATACCAAGGAAGGTAATATAAAGATAAAGTAAAAATGCTCTATCAAAAACAGGTGATCTATCTAGTACCTTGGCAATGCCTAGAGCGAAAACGGTGATTCCTACAACACCCATGAGAATCCATCTTTTTATTCTCATACCAGGCTTTAACCAATCCCAAAACAACATTATCTAACACCCCTTGATACGTCATGTGTTATATCCCTATGAATAACCTCTGAAGAATGGCCTTTCTTTAAAAAATCATTTATAGCATTAGCAATTACAACTGACCTGTGTCTTCCCCCTGTACAGCCTATGCCAATTACAAGTTGCGTTTTGCCTTCTTCAATATAGTATGGTATTAGAAAATCAAGCATATCTGTAACCTTATTTATAAATTCACGTGTTACATCATAGGATGTTACATAATCCATAATGCTTTTATCATTTCCTGAAAGACTTCTTAATTCCTCAATATAATAAGGGTTAGGAAGAAATCTTACATCGAAGATAAGGTCTGCATCTATTGGTACTCCATATTTAAATCCGAATGACATTACATTAATTATAAATCCATTTTCTCTCTCATAATGACCATATATACTTTTTATTTTATCCTTTAAGTTCTTAGTTGAAAAACTTGTAGTGTCAATTACATGGTGTGCTCTTCTTCTAACTTCAGCAAGCCTTTCTCTTTCTTCTTGAATGCCAGTAACTATTCTACCTTTCTTAGATAGAGGGTGACTTCTTCTACTTTCCTTAAATCTCTTAACTAAGGTCTCGTCTGATGCATCTAAGAAAAGTATCTCATACTTATATCCCATTTTATTTAAGTCTTGAAGTCCATTAAATAGCTCATCAAAGAATTTTCCACCTCTAACATCAATAACTATAGCTATTTTTTCCACGCTATCATTAACCTTATATGAAAGTTCTGCGAACTTTGGTATAAGTGATGGTGGTATATTTTCTATACAAAAATAGTTAAGGTCTTCTAAGCACCTTATAGCTTGGGTTTTTCCCGCTCCTGATAGTCCTGTAACTATTACAAATCTCATACTATCTTCTCCTTAAGTTTATTCTTCTACATTAACGATTCTATCTATTGGTATACCCGCTTCAATAGCTATATTAATAGCTCTGTCTACATTGCCTACATCTGAAGGTTTATGTGCGTCACTATTAATAATGAAGTTAGCCCCTTCATTTAAAGCAATTTTAGCATCATCTACAGTTAAATGCCCATGTCCTGCATTTATCTCTAAAAATGTTCCATATTTTTTTGCTGCATTTGCAATAGGAGAAATGCATACTGGAGTTTTATCCCCTGGATGAGTTAAAATATCTATCTTATATCTTTCAATAGAATTTACTACAGCTCTTGTTACATTAATAATGTTGGAATTTTTTAGTCCTTTTAGCAACTTGCCTATTCTAGGTCTTATAAAAAGTGCATGGTTATCTAATATTGTTTTCCCAAAGGCTCCGTAGTGGAATCCTACTAGGAGTTTATCGAGAAGTTTTAAATCCTCATTACTTACGTCTATATCTCCATCAAGACTAATAATATTAGCCTCAACTCCAAGCATTATATTAATATCTTTGTATTTCTTTTGAAGTCTATCTATTTCCTTTCTCATAATAGGAAG containing:
- a CDS encoding PHP domain-containing protein — translated: MRIFGDYHTHTIYSHGKGTIEDNVKVAISKGLREIVISDHGPGHFLFGVKSSNLPIMRKEIDRLQKKYKDINIMLGVEANIISLDGDIDVSNEDLKLLDKLLVGFHYGAFGKTILDNHALFIRPRIGKLLKGLKNSNIINVTRAVVNSIERYKIDILTHPGDKTPVCISPIANAAKKYGTFLEINAGHGHLTVDDAKIALNEGANFIINSDAHKPSDVGNVDRAINIAIEAGIPIDRIVNVEE